A stretch of Cytophagales bacterium DNA encodes these proteins:
- a CDS encoding efflux RND transporter periplasmic adaptor subunit, whose amino-acid sequence MSRKAIAFIVVPILLFGGWRFSGYLADQKELPPERPKPVAKNYVKVRPVSYSKMPVEIEAFGRLNSLQQINLIPEVGGKLLRGQIALKEGAVFRKGQVLIKVDDAEEKLTLQSRKSNFLSLLASILPDLKIDFPKSFDQWQMYFDGIDLDKPLPEIPKEHETKIKTYLASKGILTDYYAVKSLEETLKRHTIYAPYTGTVQSVNLEVGSVVSPGAVIATIIRTDQLELKVPIQKQDVAYVSIGETVKVIQEETAKSWFGKIVRRAPFIDPNNQSLNVYIAVDNTYGDLYDGLYLKAAISGKYVEQGMLIERNIIRNKNEVFVIASDSLLHTKKINIAKITENDAIIHGLDPGDLLVVDAPSNASNNMVVEVVNEIR is encoded by the coding sequence ATGAGTCGTAAAGCCATTGCTTTTATCGTTGTGCCCATCCTGTTGTTTGGAGGATGGCGTTTTAGTGGTTATCTCGCTGACCAAAAGGAATTGCCACCTGAACGTCCCAAGCCTGTCGCAAAGAACTATGTCAAGGTCCGCCCTGTGTCTTATAGCAAGATGCCCGTGGAGATCGAGGCGTTCGGTCGTTTGAATTCCTTGCAGCAGATAAACCTGATCCCAGAAGTAGGAGGGAAGCTATTACGTGGACAGATCGCGTTAAAAGAAGGGGCAGTTTTCCGAAAAGGACAAGTCCTGATCAAGGTCGACGATGCAGAAGAGAAGTTAACGCTACAGTCTCGTAAGAGTAATTTCCTGAGCTTATTGGCTTCTATATTACCAGACTTAAAAATTGATTTTCCCAAGTCCTTCGATCAGTGGCAGATGTATTTCGATGGGATCGATCTAGATAAGCCGCTACCGGAAATTCCCAAAGAGCATGAGACCAAGATCAAAACTTACCTCGCTTCTAAAGGCATACTAACGGACTATTATGCGGTAAAGAGCCTGGAAGAGACCCTGAAACGACATACGATTTATGCACCGTATACAGGAACTGTCCAGTCGGTGAACCTGGAAGTGGGTTCGGTGGTGAGTCCTGGGGCAGTGATTGCCACGATCATTCGTACAGATCAATTAGAACTGAAAGTGCCCATTCAAAAACAAGATGTCGCTTACGTTTCGATCGGTGAAACGGTCAAAGTGATTCAGGAAGAAACCGCCAAGTCATGGTTTGGGAAGATTGTTCGTAGAGCGCCTTTCATTGACCCCAATAACCAATCCTTGAATGTGTACATCGCGGTAGACAATACGTACGGGGACTTGTACGATGGGCTTTATTTGAAAGCAGCTATTTCAGGAAAATATGTAGAGCAAGGCATGCTGATCGAACGCAACATCATTCGCAACAAGAATGAAGTATTTGTGATTGCGTCGGACAGTCTCTTGCATACTAAGAAAATCAACATTGCTAAGATCACCGAGAACGATGCCATTATCCATGGCCTTGATCCTGGCGACTTACTGGTGGTGGATGCACCCTCGAATGCATCAAATAACATGGTGGTAGAAGTAGTGAATGAGATAAGATGA
- a CDS encoding CHASE3 domain-containing protein: protein MKFKSQLFLGNGITLGLLLIIGLTVFFSINNLVENTNWVEHTYKVIGKANQLKGYMIDQETGMRGFAVTGIEEFLEPYDEGKLSFDDLIDEMKQTVSDNPPQVAKLREVERLSDSWRSNVSEKYINLRRSIREGEDLEREIYDVIKSGIGKQSMDELRNLVATSNLSTANQNLIILDMINMETGLRGFLLNEGQVYLEPYNMGKAALEGHLISAKANGAIRSAAYNWINGYAERLIAIGRQESETADMIELYDLFSKKEGKQYMDKIRDVMNEFSDEETRLLAIRLDNQKRTEYISKSVILLGSILAFIIGISIILYIGRNTMTILGGEPKEVADMANEVAGGNLNLKFSSKDHTGLYENMKNMVQKLRGIVSEVSNGADSVTIASGEMNSSAQIISEGASTQAASMEEISSSMEEMVANIQQNSDNARQTEAIALQAAKDVEEGKTAINNTVVSMKDIADKVSIISEIAEKTDILALNAAVEAARAGEAGKGFAVVAAEVRKLAERSQVSAIEIEGLTKSSVSISATAGKLFEELVPNIQKTAQLVQEINAASGEQNLGAQQINEAIQQLNNITQRNAAGAEELASNSEELSSQADSMRSIISYFDLEQDRFSGIKLSSYKKDKPTNDQLKPASLELEHHNGEGVSLDMTEFDKDSDFEKY from the coding sequence ATGAAATTTAAATCACAACTATTTTTAGGAAATGGGATTACCCTGGGTCTGCTATTGATCATTGGGCTGACCGTTTTCTTCAGCATCAATAACCTCGTGGAGAATACCAACTGGGTTGAACACACTTACAAGGTGATCGGCAAGGCGAATCAACTAAAAGGTTATATGATCGATCAGGAGACAGGAATGAGGGGATTTGCCGTTACCGGAATCGAAGAATTTTTGGAACCGTACGATGAAGGGAAGCTTTCGTTTGACGACCTCATCGATGAGATGAAACAAACGGTGAGTGATAATCCCCCGCAGGTAGCCAAACTTAGGGAAGTAGAAAGACTATCGGATAGCTGGCGATCCAACGTTTCCGAAAAGTACATCAACCTGCGTAGGTCGATCAGAGAGGGCGAGGACCTGGAAAGAGAAATATACGATGTAATAAAATCCGGAATTGGTAAGCAAAGCATGGACGAATTGCGAAACCTGGTCGCCACCTCCAACCTGTCTACTGCCAATCAAAACCTGATTATTCTGGACATGATTAATATGGAAACAGGGCTTCGTGGTTTTTTACTGAACGAAGGACAGGTATACCTGGAACCGTATAATATGGGTAAGGCTGCTCTGGAAGGCCACCTGATTTCAGCGAAGGCCAATGGGGCGATCAGAAGTGCCGCCTATAACTGGATCAATGGTTATGCAGAAAGACTTATAGCCATTGGCAGGCAGGAATCCGAAACAGCCGACATGATCGAACTCTACGACCTTTTCAGCAAAAAGGAAGGCAAACAATACATGGACAAAATCCGCGATGTGATGAATGAGTTCAGTGATGAAGAAACACGCCTTCTTGCCATCAGACTCGATAATCAAAAAAGAACGGAATACATCTCGAAAAGTGTCATTCTTCTGGGATCTATTCTGGCCTTTATCATTGGCATTTCGATCATCCTCTATATCGGAAGAAATACCATGACCATACTGGGTGGGGAACCTAAAGAAGTCGCGGATATGGCCAATGAAGTTGCTGGTGGTAATCTTAACCTCAAGTTTTCAAGCAAGGACCATACGGGTCTTTATGAGAACATGAAGAACATGGTGCAAAAGCTTAGAGGAATTGTCTCAGAGGTAAGTAATGGGGCTGATTCCGTCACGATTGCCAGCGGCGAAATGAATTCATCAGCACAGATTATTTCGGAAGGAGCCAGCACACAAGCAGCTTCAATGGAGGAAATATCATCTTCAATGGAAGAAATGGTCGCCAATATTCAGCAAAACTCCGATAATGCCAGGCAAACCGAGGCCATCGCTTTGCAAGCAGCAAAAGACGTTGAGGAGGGCAAAACAGCCATTAATAATACTGTGGTGTCGATGAAGGACATTGCCGATAAGGTATCTATCATCAGTGAAATTGCCGAAAAGACAGACATACTGGCCCTGAATGCTGCTGTCGAGGCAGCTAGAGCCGGAGAGGCTGGTAAAGGATTTGCCGTAGTAGCGGCAGAGGTCAGAAAACTGGCGGAAAGATCCCAGGTATCAGCGATTGAAATTGAAGGCCTTACAAAATCGAGTGTTTCTATTTCAGCAACGGCTGGCAAATTATTTGAAGAACTGGTGCCCAATATTCAAAAAACAGCGCAATTGGTGCAGGAAATCAACGCTGCAAGTGGGGAACAAAATCTGGGTGCACAACAAATCAACGAAGCCATTCAGCAGCTCAATAATATTACCCAAAGAAATGCTGCAGGAGCGGAAGAGCTGGCAAGCAACTCCGAGGAGTTGTCCAGTCAGGCCGATTCTATGCGTTCGATCATCAGCTATTTTGACCTGGAACAGGACCGGTTTTCAGGGATTAAACTTTCTTCGTATAAAAAAGATAAACCGACCAACGATCAGTTGAAACCTGCTTCATTGGAACTCGAGCATCATAACGGTGAAGGCGTGAGTTTGGATATGACAGAATTCGATAAGGATAGTGATTTCGAAAAATATTGA
- a CDS encoding CheR family methyltransferase, which yields MMDKVSTNKTDFFREPAHFDFLNQHVFPKYAKANGTFRPLKIWSSACSSGEEVYSIAITIEEYNQRHCAFNYSIAGTDISNEILKKAINGVYPHGAIKDIPLHLREKYFLRSKDRSLEKVRIVPKIRQKTAFSRLNLMRPYYGEDQKYDVIFCRNVMIYFNKKTQEEVLKKQCSTLRKGGYFFLGHSESITGMKAPLKQVYPTIYQKL from the coding sequence ATGATGGATAAGGTTTCCACAAACAAAACTGACTTTTTCAGAGAACCTGCACATTTTGATTTCCTGAATCAACACGTTTTTCCCAAATATGCAAAAGCCAATGGTACCTTCAGGCCGCTGAAAATATGGAGTTCTGCTTGTTCGAGTGGAGAAGAAGTGTATTCCATAGCCATCACTATAGAGGAATACAATCAAAGACACTGCGCCTTCAATTATTCAATAGCAGGAACAGATATCTCTAATGAGATACTAAAAAAGGCCATCAACGGAGTGTATCCACACGGTGCCATAAAAGACATCCCATTACACTTACGGGAAAAATACTTCTTAAGAAGCAAAGACAGAAGTCTTGAAAAGGTTCGAATAGTGCCTAAAATAAGACAAAAAACAGCCTTCTCAAGATTGAATCTTATGCGGCCTTACTACGGGGAAGATCAAAAATACGACGTGATATTTTGCAGAAATGTAATGATCTACTTCAATAAAAAAACACAGGAGGAAGTCCTCAAAAAACAGTGCTCCACACTAAGAAAAGGAGGTTATTTTTTTTTAGGACACTCGGAATCCATTACTGGAATGAAGGCACCCTTAAAGCAGGTATATCCAACGATTTACCAAAAACTATGA